GTCCTGTAATCGCAACAAAATCCTTCGGTGGAAGCAATCTTGGCACATTGCTTGGGCTCTTGCTTTGCCTGCTTTCACTGCTTTACGCCTTCGGGGAGGTTTGTCTCGTTTCGCTACGAACACGTGATAAGCTGCAGGTACGTTCGAATAAACTAAGTTAATtgctaaaaattaaacaaaagaaaaatgaggTATTGTGTTAATGAGTATTATCGCAATAATGCAATATAGTAAAACGTGCTGATGATATTGGGATTCTCATTCTCATGCCAATTCTCTAGGTCATTTAATATgacaatttttaagtaaatcaataaatcaagTTTATATGCAGTACATCAACAATGGTTTAGGGTTAACATAATGTTAAATTGATTGTCATGTATCTTGTAGACTCTTTCTTACAACTGATATCTTTCCCGAATCTGCTTGCTTTGCTGGATActagcaaattgcatactgaTTGGTATAATCTAACACATGCGCTCAAAATTGCACCTTTGAAGTCTGATACACCCGTACCATACCAAGACGCAAGACCACAAATTGGGAGACTGGTGCCTTTTCCACTATACCGTAGAGAAAGTTCAAAGTATTCTGCTTTAAATGgcatattttaaaggaaatcCTGACTGTTAGTATGTGTTGGAACAATACATACTCCAGAACATTACCATCCGAATACTCTTTAAAGTCTTAGAATACTTAGAATTAGAATACTCTTTAAAGTCTAGCCTTCCTTCGttccaaaattttgaataactTTTGTAAATAATGACGATTGATATAATCATGCgatatttcataaaaataatgtattaCTCAAAAAGCTCCAGGAgccaagaaacaaaaagctgTAATATAAGCCGTACAAATtccaacaaaatgaaacattacaaTGAATAGTTTGAAAATCATGCCACCGATTGCGACCACTATAAAGATTCATGTGAAAATTAACTGCAATATAACTGCATCCATTAAAATTCGAAACCAATGAACGGTTGACGCGTGTACGGTGGTTTAAACCGTGAATAAATTGAGCCGGAAAATAATGTTCCGCGAAGACACACAGTTTCACGGCGAACATTCGCCAATGGCAGGTGCACACACAAGCGCGcaataattaaatcattcccCATTTATCCCCCGTTGCGTTTCCTTTCCCGTGGTAGAATAATTGTCACACATGCTGACATATTGGAACATTTGCCGTACACGTCCGGTATGCGGTATGCCGAAGGATTACCATATCTGTAAGAAGTGGAATAATTGCTTCCAGCAAAAGTATTTATTACAATGTACGTCGTCGCTCGTCATGTCCTTAAATTTGTGCGTCTAATTGAGCACAAACTATGCGTCACAGTTCCCGCATGATTGGCGGTGCGACGGTACGATAAATATCATCCCGAGCGCTTAATTAATAAGAAATTGTACGGCGTACCATAGCACGTAGCACATGCGGGAAGGATTCGACAGGATAAAAGCACACGGCGGAACACACCAAACCAGCAGACGGTCCCTTAAGCTTTGCTGCATTTCTCATCTATCCCGGCAGGTGATTCCTTAAGCTACTGTGGAAGGATTTCCTTTAGCTACTGTGCTATAATCTGCCAACTAGCTTACATCCGGTATGGAATATATCTACCAGTGGCTCGTACGTGATGACACTTTTGCCGAGGAGGTGTACGTGAAGTACAATTTTTGCAAGCTAAGGTACGATAGACAGCCAGTGGACAGCGAGACAATGTCGCGAGAAATGACCGATATTTACACCCCCAGAATTCTAGGCATCTATAAAGATGTGTCGAAGGCTCCGCTTGCCAGCCGTGTGGGTTTCTATGCCATGGAGATGTTCTTTTTGCTGCAGATCGGCACCATCGTGTGGGATTTGGCTGGCGTGCTGAACGACATTGGTCTGTTCGGGGATGACATGTGCATTCTGGTCGGGTTACTGCTAACGGTGTGCAAGAAGTGGCACTGCGTTCTGAACATTAACGAGTTGAGTGAGTGTGTCGAGCAGTTACAGACGTACCACGAACGCTATCTGCAGCGTGGCGAATGGTTTGTGCGCCGTATGCGAGGACAAGATTTGCAGGAGCGACTGCTGCAGGATGCCTCGAAGCTGCTTGCAATGGTGCTCGCTAGCTGCCTGATGGTGAACGTAAGTTATGTTGTTCCTTGTGCTTTTGAAGCTGGAGATGCCTCCTGGCGGGATATTAACCCCTCCTTATAAGATATTACCATGCTTAGTAAAGGGGTGGAATGTCACAAGAATGACATCGATCAACCAACTTATGATCAGTCATTCCTTTCCCGCATTGTTGTCGTTGCCCTTCTTTCCTCCTTCTCGATCTACAGGCTCTGTTTTCGAACGGTGAAACACTTATCCTGCGGGCCACTTATCCCTTCAGCACGACCACCACATTCGGTTACGGCTGTGTGTTCATTTGCCAAGCCGTGCTGATTGTGTACGTGCTATTCTGCATGGTGCTTATCGATTGTATCGGCGCCCAAATTCTCAGCCAGCTGTCGCTACTGTTCCGCATGCAGCGCAGGGAGTTTGAGTTGATCGGCGCTGACCTTCAACTGCCTCCCGATGGTACACTGCACGGTGATGAGACGCTTCGCGATGAGATACACAACCTCATAGCCTCCCATCAGCAATTACTTTCGTAAGTATACCAACAGCATGCCAACGTGCCATCATTTATGGGTGAATCTCTCGACCCACGCTGGCTGTAGATTTTGCGATCGGCTGAAACGCCTGTACGAACCAAACATTATGGCCCATTTCGTGTGCAGCATGCTTATTATCTGTCTGACCGCGTTCGAGCTGATGTTCGCCAAAGGAGATCCGATGCAGATGATTCGCTTCGGTGCATATATGCTGACCGCGTTTTTTCAGATCTTCGTGTGGAGCTTCTTCGGGAATCGAGTTACCCATATGGTAATGAGACCGCGGGCAGGACATGAACAAACCGCAGGTAGctgaaattttatatttttagtcCACTGGCATTAGCGATGCGACGATCAGATGCAACTGGATCGTGCTGGATGGCAAGTTGAAGAAGGACCTACGCTTTACGACAATGCGTTCCCAGAAACCCTTCATAATAGACGTGTACTGGTTGTTTCCGCTGACCTACGAAACATTCATAGCGGTTTGTGTG
This Anopheles marshallii chromosome 3, idAnoMarsDA_429_01, whole genome shotgun sequence DNA region includes the following protein-coding sequences:
- the LOC128713212 gene encoding odorant receptor Or2-like, whose amino-acid sequence is MEYIYQWLVRDDTFAEEVYVKYNFCKLRILGIYKDVSKAPLASRVGFYAMEMFFLLQIGTIVWDLAGVLNDIGLFGDDMCILVGLLLTVCKKWHCVLNINELSECVEQLQTYHERYLQRGEWFVRRMRGQDLQERLLQDASKLLAMVLASCLMVNALFSNGETLILRATYPFSTTTTFGYGCVFICQAVLIVYVLFCMVLIDCIGAQILSQLSLLFRMQRREFELIGADLQLPPDGTLHGDETLRDEIHNLIASHQQLLSFCDRLKRLYEPNIMAHFVCSMLIICLTAFELMFAKGDPMQMIRFGAYMLTAFFQIFVWSFFGNRVTHMSTGISDATIRCNWIVLDGKLKKDLRFTTMRSQKPFIIDVYWLFPLTYETFIAILSRSYSIFTLLRTMIE